The DNA sequence CTTGGTTATTGTCAAAACGATGGCAGCATCCTTTGCTTTGCCAAGTGGAGAGAGCAATTGTAATGTGCTCAACAAGACTGTAGCCGGCGCGCACTGATGTTGGAGGGGTTTTGAAGACGACACTGGATTCTGTAGATGCATCGGTCTTGAGATGATGTGTGCATGATGTAAGAGCTTGCATCGTCTATCAGTACTCGTAGTACTCACAGACTGTACCAATGACGGTAAGTTCTCAATTTCCATGGGAGTGTTCATATTGCCATTCATGGTGATCAATGAAACGGAAAAGTTTTGAGTTTGAGGGGTGAACTTGTGGGGGAATCAGCTCATGTACGGAGCTGCATTCTTGAAGCTATCATCTCACTCACTGAACTTTCGATACTTTTTTCTGAATCTGCCTGAGGGattcccttcttttccatGCCTAGCTTCGCTTTCTCCTGATCTATACCAGAACTGACAAATAGCCCTTCGAAGTTCTCTTTCTTGGACAACGTGCTGTCGAGCAATGCAAAAGCAAAAGGGGAATGATCAGAGGCTGATAAGGTATAAGGCGGTGTTGAAGAACCTCCATGGGCCATGTGAAACATGTGAAGCGGTACTGAACGGATACGGATTAGCATTGTTGAAAGATGAAGTGGGCTCGATCGTTGAGTAAGAGAAAACGAGAAGTTGAGGTAAGAGGACGATGATGTGCGAGCCTGCCTACCTTGAAAGCTCAGTGTTTTTATACAAACTTAGTTGTTGACAATGGAATACTACTCAGACGCAGCTGAAGGAGTGCCCATGGGGAGTTGCGAAGGAATCTCAAGTATGTTTGGGGGTCCTTTGGGGGATATTCGCCCGCAAGTAGTAACAGAATCCTAACCTAACCTTTAGCCATACTTCCTGTAGCCATATTATGGTCTACTTTGGGTCAGCTACCCGTGTACGTCTGTACAACCGCCGTTCTCTTCGATCAGGTATATGGGGAGATCTGATGTTTGCTTGGACGCCGCCTATAGGGGACATAGTCGAGTCAGAGTATATGGAAGAGATGGCTTTCGTATACGAACGGCGTTTCACTGGAAGATGCAGTGGCTGAGTTGATGCTGGCTCAAGGGGTCGTGCGTGACGAGTTCTATTGTGTCAAATTTTGCGCTCGCACACACCTTGAATGGACAGTTCGCCTTCAGTTTGGagttcttcttcattcttctGACGTTCTTCCCCCTTTCTCATATAGCTTGACCTTCTGCTGTTGTTCTTAACCTCTGCTCAGATCCGGAAACTAAATACATGCATTCAGGTGACTACTGAACTGTCCAATAGTTCCTATCCGCTGTTAAATTGTCCGTTCAAACATTAAAAAATTCAAACTGTCCCCTCCTTTCCGTTCCTTAGACTTTTTTTCATAGTAGTATCGGGACTTGGGGCAACCTGACTCATAGAAGCGAAGCTCTGACTTTGACGGAATAGGGGATTGCTCTCGGCCGTACCGAATCCACTATTGAAGGTCTCACTGGTGGAAACGATAGAGTACCGGTTGGACGGAATGCCACTGGACCAAGTATAAGCGACGAGAATCAGGTTTACTGAAAATAGGAAAGAAACTCACGACCTGGGTGAGTTGGCTCGCTGGACCACGTCAAAGTACTGAGAGTCTCTAGAGATACTACCAGTTCGCCAGCGTCGCTCTCTCTCAAACTCTGCCCATTTCTTCATGACAATATGACTAGAGTCAAACGttccttctttgcctccATGCGCCTCTTCTTTGACTTCTCCAACAATCTTTCGGGTTTCACCCCAAGTAAAGTCGTCCATGTGCCAATAGGAGTATGCTGGAAGAATCAAATTCCAAACGGGAAGCGACAACAAGTACACCAACATCCAACCGACGTAGGCAACCTTACGCGACGTGATCACGATGAGCACACCAGGCAAACCCAGGATGAATGCAAGTAAGATGAGTGAAATGATGGGACGAGGTATGCCAGTGACCGATTTAGGGATGATCgaaatgatgatgatgtaCATGGTGAAACTGATGGCGGCGGGAAGCACGAGTGTACCGACCAAGTCCATGAAGACGACGAACTGCATTGAGAAGCAGAAGGTACCACAAAGATCCCTGACAAGGATAAGCTCGCAGAGGTTATGAACCGTTGAATTGATCCATCGTCGACGTTGAGATAACAGCACTCGGAAAGTGTCGGGAACAATTGTCTTGCACACGGCTTGAGGACAGAAAACCATCTTTCGCTTTGGGAACGTCTTGAGCATGAGCGTCGAGAGATAACGGTCTTCGCCCAGAAGCAAAAGATTCTTCTTGTGAAGGGTATCGACAACATTTTCGGAATAGTGCTCGCAAATGTCGGGGTTGGCGAGGATCGGTACCCAGAAGCCCCGATCACCTTTCGGAGCCTTGATACGGTACATACTGAAGCATCCAGGCAAACATGTGACACCACCAAAGACTGATTCAAAGGCCTTTGTGTTGTGGTGCGAGATGTAATACTCAAACACTTGAATCATGGTAACCCATGTCTCCGACTTGTTGGCAATCTTTGTTTCTCCACACAATCCCATGATTTCGTGATCGTTGACCATGCAGGCGTTCATTCGGGTCAAAGAGTCAGGGAAAACCTTGGTATCGGCGTCGACACAGAGCACAGTCTCATATCTGTCCGGAGGAATACCGGTGCATCGCCAGAGCGCATTGAAGAACTCGTATTCGAGTGTAGTCATTCGCTCATCGAACATGACCTTTTGCAGGAAACTCATCAAGACGATTTGAGAGTCTCGTTTTCCTCGATTACCGGGTTTTGGGTCGTTGACCTCAAGCGGGTTACCAACCTTGGAGACAAGGACCATAGGGACACGTTGTTGCTTGGAAGCCTCCACAGTCTCAGAATCGTAGGCGTAAAACCCAGCATAGACCTTGGCCATGTTGTGGCGTTTGTGGCCGTCGGCAATGGCGACATAAGAATGTGCTTCGACTTCTTCCGCAGGGGTAACAAGCTCCTTCATCATACCCAAAACAATCTCTGGTGTGTACTGCTTTGATCCGGAACCCCGAACCATACCATCACAAATGACGAGGATAAGCTTGTGAGAGTTGGGGTaatcggtagtagcgaGGGAGTCAAGGGTGGTACGAAGGCCCTCAATAGATTCAGAGTACGCAGTGACCAAACAAATGCTGTGGATAAGCGGGTATCCGAAAGGCTCAAAGTCTGGAGCTGGTTGAGGAACGACATTGCCGAGGGGGAAGGGGCAAGGCATCATGTTGTTCACTGACCGGTCAGAGATAGAATGACGAGAGTCCTCTCGGAAAGGCAATGAAGTCGAGCTTCGGGAGTTACGCAGTAGGGGTGAGCCAGGTGGCGTGGTATGGAGAGGAGGACCAAGTTTGTTACCGTAGATGCTAGAGCCTTGTCTTCGAGTCTCGCCCACCATTC is a window from the Cryptococcus gattii WM276 chromosome L, complete sequence genome containing:
- a CDS encoding Chitin synthase 5 (Chitin-UDP acetyl-glucosaminyl transferase 5), putative (Similar to TIGR gene model, INSD accession AAW45092.1), with the translated sequence MSRPHLQQNVSFEETKPPSRRAGRDDMPPRPPAKSDPSKNSLTTTTTVQSVGGYTNHQLNFDDSAYVDVGASNPQGFSDYDGVRRKKSMVRPERERIDPNHRLWHYREHAAEDRVDIQPSSTGNQPYNQYNNQRSGANLRRGKSLLARETDDVDDSSGLNIFKRGATIRRKESRAMPRQAPSATQSNRVGGGQKEDDDCCCLGNFAPGPKDCWMVYCYLLTICIPGFVIAKVFGKKTPDAQRAWREKMGIVSIVAYLMAAVGFITFGFTQTVCGDTQLRLPGGSANTGSLVINGYDYDFSTWRHPAAGDIFNGSTSPLYMDQYMAGGMDASFLFQNVNQHCLGVITPASGTGIQTNGDQMGWYFPCNLHDQNGTSAANLTGYTDSLNCHVSSYARSNFSAVVPTAEIYYTWDRVKDESRNLAVYKSAVIDMNLLQWLDDSQVSYPSFFNTIKNRNDTYAGKDITALVERANLTQYARCLTDVIQIGFVDTITIGCIMSDLVLYVSLVFILGAVFIKFGMAVMFGWFLSWRMGNFKGESYQERMKRAAEIENWTDDIYRPAPGYLRPNATGTARTGVKKNFLPTTSRFSRAEPMLVSSSRPSTSYGMVGETRRQGSSIYGNKLGPPLHTTPPGSPLLRNSRSSTSLPFREDSRHSISDRSVNNMMPCPFPLGNVVPQPAPDFEPFGYPLIHSICLVTAYSESIEGLRTTLDSLATTDYPNSHKLILVICDGMVRGSGSKQYTPEIVLGMMKELVTPAEEVEAHSYVAIADGHKRHNMAKVYAGFYAYDSETVEASKQQRVPMVLVSKVGNPLEVNDPKPGNRGKRDSQIVLMSFLQKVMFDERMTTLEYEFFNALWRCTGIPPDRYETVLCVDADTKVFPDSLTRMNACMVNDHEIMGLCGETKIANKSETWVTMIQVFEYYISHHNTKAFESVFGGVTCLPGCFSMYRIKAPKGDRGFWVPILANPDICEHYSENVVDTLHKKNLLLLGEDRYLSTLMLKTFPKRKMVFCPQAVCKTIVPDTFRVLLSQRRRWINSTVHNLCELILVRDLCGTFCFSMQFVVFMDLVGTLVLPAAISFTMYIIIISIIPKSVTGIPRPIISLILLAFILGLPGVLIVITSRKVAYVGWMLVYLLSLPVWNLILPAYSYWHMDDFTWGETRKIVGEVKEEAHGGKEGTFDSSHIVMKKWAEFERERRWRTGSISRDSQYFDVVQRANSPRSGIPSNRYSIVSTSETFNSGFGTAESNPLFRQSQSFASMSQVAPSPDTTMKKSLRNGKEGTV